From Micromonas commoda chromosome 15, complete sequence, one genomic window encodes:
- a CDS encoding predicted protein, whose amino-acid sequence MRHDGVGGRCEWEEVRTAGVAPLARRCAAVCVVGVDALLVHGGEDPAHPHRPLGDAHVLDLETMAWRQVACLDGSASNEGETKGETNRGNGANGSKRPMPVARSEHVACAWSDDCVIVFGGVDASGRCLGDLWLLNVATGAWTDLTRLVPGHKPGPRAGHAGAVVADRYWCIVGGGNGRSGGDLGCAVLDLDAMEWCGSGADERESETSSSGLRASSTTEPQPGLTLPSPSTAGEGMSMCAVETAGGDGVLIAFGGYDGRCRGHAQAFRFPKLTASAPDVRNVEPNIDGKNGVGKASTPDSHQAHSPGVAAAVARGLGTLFSPMKIEGDGVSSAEASARLRVDALTADNLRLRRENAQLREDARRVVNVQRTMETALEQQKRRCEALENRLGEERERANASLAKVAELEAAADALRARIKKLETGGEDSEEAETTPAPNRRGNWFMNLLADTPENTP is encoded by the coding sequence ATGCGGCACGACGGGGTTGGAGGGAGGTGCGAGTGGGAGGAGGTGAggaccgcgggcgtcgcgcctctCGCTCGACGGTGCGCCGCCGTttgcgtcgtcggcgtcgacgcgctgctcgtgcacggcggcgaggacccggCGCACCCGCATCGCCCGCTCGgggacgcgcacgtcctGGACCTGGAGACGATGGCGTGGAGACAGGTCGCGTGTTTGGACGGATCCGCGTCGAACGAAGGAGAAACCAAAGGAGAAACCAACAGAGGAAacggcgcgaacgggtcCAAACGACCGATGCCCGTCGCCAGGTCGGAGCacgtcgcgtgcgcgtggagCGACGACTGCGTGATCgtgttcggcggcgtcgacgcgtccggccgGTGCCTCGGGGACCTGTGGCTCTTAAACGTCGCGACCGGGGCGTGGACGGACCTGACGCGTTTGGTACCGGGTCACAAACCCGGCCCACGGGCGGGtcacgcgggcgcggtcgtcgccgaccggTACTGGTGCATCGTGGGGGGCGGAAACGGTCGGAGCGGTGGCGACCTCGGGTGCGCCGTGCTGGACCTTGACGCGATGGAGTGGTGCGGATCGGGAGCCGACGAGAGGGAATCGGAGACCTCGAGTTCGGGGTTGAGGGCGAGTTCAACGACGGAACCTCAACCGGGTCTgacgctcccgtcgccgtccaccgcgggcgagggcatGAGCATGTGCGCGGTGGAgacggcggggggcgacggggtgcTGATCGCGTTCGGGGGGTACGACGGGAGGTGCCGCGGGCACGCGCAGGCGTTCAGGTTCCCAAAactgacggcgtcggcgcccgacgTACGGAACGTCGAGCCGAATATAGACGGGAAAAACGGGGTCGGAAAGGCCTCGACTCCCGATTCGCATCAGGCGCACTCCCCGGgcgtggccgcggcggtggcgcggggaCTGGGCACTTTGTTCTCGCCGATGAAGATCGAGGGAGACGgcgtctcgtccgcggaggcTTCCGCTCGGCTCAGGGTGGACGCCCTCACCGCCGATAACCTTCGTCTGAGGCGGGAAAACGCGCAGCTTCGCGAGGACGCTCGCAGGGTCGTGAACGTTCAGCGGACGATGGAGACGGCGCTGGAGCAGCAGAAACGGCGgtgcgaggcgctggagaacCGCCTCGGGGAGGAACGCGAACGGGCGAATGCGTCTTTGGCGAAGGTGGCGgagctcgaagccgccgccgatgcgtTGCGAGCGCGGATCAAAAAGTTGGAGACGGGCGGGGAAGACTCtgaggaggcggagacgacCCCGGCGCCCAACAGGCGAGGGAACTGGTTCATGAACCTGCTCGCGGACACCCCGGAGAACACGCCGTAA
- a CDS encoding predicted protein encodes MSSCGTPRAAATLSSPPASERPSPDPPGPLDHARHRDAVLSQLPPGKLVYVPAGKAQTRNGVEGNARFRQEPDFLYLTGVEEPGYHALFGTGADAPFVLIAPRQDPEMDVWCGKQASRDELRAVTGADIVYYDDEFHKALDAVEAQEGQTVFVPSHDAATLPNDPDGLFLGLRPETTALGKVMAKARSLKTSEEIDCLRFANEVSGDAHVAMWRHAARAFRVTNGQPGQLWEHELEAVFAGETMKRGLRHLGYPSIVGAGVHAATLHYERNDARVRSADDLVLVDAGAEWRGYTADITRTFPAGGKFEARRRAVYEAVLDVQVRAIAEMRAGANWQMVGARAKLNTVQNLIDLGIVRGNAQDAVMAGVCGLFLPHSLGHLLGLQVHDVGPGGPVPDGALAPGHVVTCEPGIYFVDGLLEPALEDRFLKDFLVRDEIERFKAVGGVRIEDNVAITEDGAENLTTCPKTVEEIEAICRDA; translated from the coding sequence aTGTCGTCGTGCGGAACCcctcgcgcggccgcgacgctctcgtcgccgcccgcgtccgaaCGGCCATCGCCCGACCCGCCCGGTCCGCTGGACCACGCGCGGCACAGGGACGCGGTGCTGTCCCAGCTGCCGCCCGGTAAGCTCGTGTACGTGCCCGCGGGCAAGGCGCAGACGAggaacggcgtcgagggaaaCGCGAGGTTCCGCCAGGAGCCGGATTTTCTCTACCTgacgggcgtcgaggagcccgGGTACCACGCGCTGTTtggcaccggcgccgacgcgccgttcgtgctcatcgcgccgaggcaAGACCCGGAGATGGACGTGTGGTGCGGCAAGCAGGCGTCGAGGGACGAGCTCAGGGcggtcaccggcgccgacatcgtctactacgacgacgaattccacaaggcgctcgacgccgtggaggccCAGGAGGGTCAGACCGTCTTCGTCCCTtcccacgacgccgcgacaCTGCCGAACGACCCCGACGGACTCTTCCTGGGGTTGCGCCCGGAGACCACCGCGCTGGGCAAGGTGATGGCCAAGGCCAGGTCGTTGAAGACGTCCGAGGAGATCGATTGCCTTCGGTTCGCGAACGAAGTCTCCGgagacgcgcacgtcgcgatgTGGCgacacgcggcgcgggcgtttAGGGTTACGAACGGGCAACCGGGACAGCTGTGGGAACACGAGCTGGAGGCGGTGTTCGCCGGGGAGACGATGAAAAGAGGGTTGAGGCACCTCGGGTACCcgtccatcgtcggcgcgggtgttcacgcggcgacgctccaCTACGAGCgcaacgacgcgcgggtgcgctCGGCGGATGACTTGGtgctggtggacgccggcgcggagtGGCGGGGGTACACCGCGGACATCACGCGGACGTTCCCGGCGGGCGGCAAGTTCGAGGCGAGGCGCAGGGCGGTGTACGAGGCGGTGCTCGACGTGCAGGTgcgggccatcgcggagaTGCGAGCCGGCGCCAACTGGCAGATGgtcggcgcgagggccaAGCTGAACACGGTGCAGAACCTGATCGATTTAGGAATCGTGCGGGGTAACGCGCAGGACGCGGTGATGGCGGGGGTGTGCGGGCTGTTCCTGCCGCACTCGCTGGGTCACCTGCTGGGCCTGCAGGTGCACGACGTCGGTCCGGGCGGGCCCGTTCCGgatggcgcgctcgcgcccggacACGTGGTGACGTGCGAGCCGGGCATCTACTTTGTCGACGGGTTACTGGAACCCGCGCTCGAAGACAGGTTCCTCAAGGACTTTTTGGTGAGGGACGAGATCGAGCGGTTCAAGGCGGTGGGCGGGGTGCGAATCGAGGATAACGTAGCCATCACCGAGGACGGAGCCGAGAACCTCACGACGTGCCCGAAGACGgtggaggagatcgaggcaATCTGTAGGGACGCTTGA
- a CDS encoding predicted protein: MYTLIFTTLGFMLVFRMARAAVRFWDCRAAWGAIIFKSYSLCDNAIVAIGPIAPSQAEELVRWCVAFGVGVKCVLRRERFPFEQVAGFLGADEVETMEKDAKHFALYPSAHHPVRKMEPHMAAQLMQTMEKDIAALIDHCGTMERIKATRLPIAYVSHLRTILMGFVLCLPFVYEGYWGWGTIPAVAAMAFALLGIEGAATECENPFSPKRTNHLGMDGFCETTQREVMELLQWWRKEEGEE, from the exons ATGTACACGCTCATATTCACCACGCTGGGGTTCATGCTCGTGTTCCGCatggctcgcgcggcggtcaggTTCTGGGACTGCCGAGCGGCGTGGGGCGCCATAATCTTCAAGTCGTACTCGCTGTGCGAcaacgccatcgtcgccatcggacccatcgcgccgtcgcaggccgaggagctcgttcgCTGGTGCGTCGCCTTTGGCGTGGGCGTCAAGTGCGTGTTACGACGGGAGAGGTTTCCGTTCGAACAAGTCGCGGggttcctcggcgcggacgaggtggagACGATGGAAAAGGACGCGAAGCACTTTGCGCT ATACCCGTCGGCGCACCACCCTGTTCGAAAGATGGAACCGCACATGGCGGCGCAGCTGATGCAGACGATGGAGAAGGACATCGCCGCCCTGATCGACCACTGCGGAACCATGGAACGCATCAAGGCCACCCGGTTGCCCATAGCCTACGTGTCGCACCTGCGGACGATCCTGATGGGGTTCGTGCTCTGCCTGCCGTTCGTGTACGAGGGGTACTGGGGATGGGGCACGATTCcagccgtcgcggcgatggcgtttGCGCTGCTGGGCATcgagggggcggcgacggagtgcGAGAACCCGTTCAGCCCGAAGCGGACGAATCACCTCGGCATGGACGGGTTCTGCGAGACGACGCAGCGGGAGGTCATGGAGCTTCTGCAGTGGTGGAGaaaggaggagggcgaggagtaG